The Plasmodium malariae genome assembly, chromosome: 3 genome window below encodes:
- the PmUG01_03022000 gene encoding DNA polymerase alpha catalytic subunit A, putative: MSNVFDKLKKQRSKECKATDFYEVKNKNDDIYEVVDEEGYIENKNSLKDFIVGGDKDFDSSDDVIVENINYGMLRKKNVEKEIKEKQKNNPMDAFIREKKIQKNFSSCKLSKEEISKTKNIEKLMEQNSSSSSSDGESFTKKRKTRDSYEKQYNNKSGCYIRSIENHMHDKNSIYNNDSSFRKVERSVYSLSNTSSSNVHSYNSRGYSRGDSSSSLYQKNKCKTSFFSRATELDQQMHSAQVKGEVDKDSEGWEKGNKYEDHKNYRMKKGEDEEENVGEGNPNQLCDRGRKRKVIEDESMEEFDIDKEKSKKQRNVSIDDLPTTGEIKKENSFFLKNVEGKKSSRYNICVKNEICQNDNNEYYNNNDNNLIKGMNKSDPLVHMDDVIKKKENNKNEENAYNDEDCAVSTNILKNKNDEFIISEENGLVNVYIFDICKHRNSIILFGRTLTKFKKYRSISIYLEDIDRCYYFLLNRNKVYVQNGEEIRYGHEKYNIHIMSDFVEEFKQIREYHNIKMAKYKIVKRRNLNLTTNEEDIYAKVLYSYNNDSISEKFLHGQAYSSFYCCNEDVIENFIIKKNLKLPCWVKVKDLKKNSANNFTYCYFDCTTSNKKNVYSFDKAVSKRLSSRPNNESNTGIASTATTSATNGGNEKNSTIPEDTQKKGETSGNTFIDLDLNKIVIKVVSLLNEENNHEVFSICTLVDAEGMKYINFCGISSKANKHVSNNYNKSICKVFENEKILLENFLQKIRALDVDMYIGYNILNFDLEFLIHRCNIHNLNADFLSRKKKLKKNEKMKVNKFNGTNSTGSIYNIIQNIKGRLIVDIYVLCKDSIKLTSYCLDEIIDSVRSKFQATTGSATVISSSTTTVSGATSAVSSTQANANTNGNANANANTNVNAVNVFKDFIVNNINLLNCSNIHLYDAQQILENHLNLYINSQIFCVNEIANVCNVLQIIEKTRDLTKLSGYLWMRSLLCYTSERIEYFLLHEYNKKKFITPVIKNKRVKKIENEQVKNKNIAKYSGGLVLDPLCGYYDTFVLYLDFNSLYPSIIIEYNICFSTLKLKSGGQDVQHGRSKGGRTVRGVPNDQEGSDHAGNVGNNNAYGIGEDNVDNIGVDSPDDNTGVYLVDDPNECAEIEDFDKSRQGILPSILKNLVDKRAFIKKLIANEKNKEKKELLLIQSLSIKLISNSIYGCLGNTNNRFYARHIASYITLKGRSLLQHTKFKIEKEYNLKVIYGDTDSIMIDTGIKAKGIQNYKESFRLAHTIKNSINKNYKKLELDIECIFSKLLLLKKKKYACAKVLDPNMEKCEYEMKGINFIKRDFCKISKLVGNEVLRIIFSNKGSQDANSDVAVENDLSEQIHEYLRTVNQRIEKDEFDLDYYVITKKLTKNVSEYQEKNSLGHVLVAERMIKDGYNICVNKEIQYCVCTSEDASRFYNKGNDKLNNSLCCFSVNEIRKYDLKIDKDYYIRNQILSPINRLCQYIEGTSAEKISSCFNIYDVKDIKTDYQNDENYLEANVLSLLNESEERFKEIHLKGFLVCSNCLHNVKPTIFIKYFKCNRCFSFLSIEQIRNYIFSFIHHLCTTFYKQLYICNSCSLKTRRVFLKEPKNCPNVNCENRKNSLKPFLSKKYIYMMLEYFLYLLKGNLKTIPDGLREHADGESGTPEGANSTTDEKSITAEVHTVTAKYNNNSEIQQHENEYPPSDANVFICIDKGFKTYVTKEVKNTKWSNKIESFDDICKNKVLALTITKGLQMKYPNISNFITYLNLKSNNFYINYNEERNTIRNAIKNIVQNNIYSQIFFDQVFSVFHLPLSSKIAQL; this comes from the exons atgagtaaCGTTTTTGACAAGCTGAAGAAGCAGAGATCAAAAGAATGCAAAGCAACAGATTTTTATGAG gtgaaaaacaaaaatgacgATATATACGAAGTAGTAGATGAAGAAGGGTacatagaaaataaaaattcactTAAGGATTTTATTGTAGGGG GTGACAAGGACTTCGATTCAAGTGATGATGTAATAGTGGAGAACATAAATTATGGAATGCTAAGAAAGAAAA ATGTGGAAAAGGAGAtcaaggaaaaacaaaagaacaaCCCAATGGATGCATTTATTAGAGAAAAGAagattcaaaaaaatttttctagTTGTAAACTAAGCAAAGAAGAAAtatcaaaaacaaaaaatatagaaaaattaatggaGCAAAATTCTTCATCAAGTAGTAGCGATGGAGAGTCATTTacgaaaaaaaggaaaacaagGGATTCGTATGAAAAGCAGTACAACAACAAATCAGGTTGTTATATTAGAAGTATTGAAAATCATATGCACGATAagaatagtatatataataatgatagcTCGTTTAGAAAAGTAGAGCGAAGTGTATATTCCTTGAGTAATACTAGTAGTAGTAACGTTCACAGTTATAATAGCCGAGGTTATAGCCGAGGCGATAGTTCTTCCTCGCTTTATCAAAAGAACAAATGTAAaacctcttttttttcacgTGCAACAGAATTAGACCAACAGATGCATTCTGCACAGGTGAAGGGTGAGGTGGACAAAGACAGCGAAGGATGGGAAAAAGGTAATAAATATGAGGACCATAAGAACTATAGAATGAAGAAGGGAGAAGATGAAGAGGAAAATGTGGGAGAAGGAAACCCAAACCAGTTATGCGATAGAGGAAGAAAGAGAAAAGTTATTGAAGATGAGAGTATGGAGGAGTTTGATATAGATAAGGAAAAAAGCAAGAAGCAAAGAAATGTGAGTATAGATGATTTACCCACAACaggagaaataaaaaaggaaaattctttttttttaaaaaatgtggaGGGTAAAAAATCAAGTAGATATAACATTTGTGTCAAGAATGAAATTTGTCAAAATGACAATAATgagtattataataataatgataataatctAATAAAAGGTATGAACAAGTCCGATCCGTTGGTACATATGGATGAtgtgataaaaaagaaggaaaataataagaatgaAGAGAATGCGTATAATGATGAAGATTGTGCAGTaagtacaaatattttaaaaaataaaaatgatgagTTTATAATAAGTGAAGAGAATGGTTTAGTAaacgtatacatatttgatatatgtaaacatagAAATAGTATAATTCTATTCGGTAGGACTctaacaaaatttaaaaagtataggagcataagtatatacttagaagatatagatagatgttattattttcttttaaatagaaataaagtGTATGTACAAAATGGTGAGGAAATAAGGTATGGACAtgagaaatataatattcatatcaTGTCTGACTTTGTTGAAgaatttaaacaaataagagaatatcataatattaaaatggccaaatataaaattgtaaaaagaagaaatttaaatttaacaaCAAATGAAGAAGATATCTATGCAAAagttttatattcatataataatgattCTATAAGTGAAAAATTTTTGCATGGCCAAGCATATTCTTCCTTTTATTGTTGTAATGAAGATGTcatagaaaattttattattaagaaaaatttaaaattaccTTGTTGGGTTAAGgtaaaagatttaaaaaaaaactctgctaataattttacttaCTGCTATTTTGATTGCACAACAAGCAACAAAAAGAATGTGTATTCATTTGATAAAGCAGTGAGTAAGAGATTAAGCAGTAGACCAAATAATGAAAGCAATACGGGAATAGCTTCTACTGCTACAACATCTGCTACTAATGGcggaaatgaaaaaaatagcacGATACCAGAGGACACACAGAAAAAGGGAGAAACTAGTGGGAACACTTTCATTGACCTggatttaaataaaattgttataaaagTAGTTTCTTTACTTAATGAAGAGAACAACCATGAAGTGTTTAGCATATGTACCTTAGTAGATGCAGAAGGGATGAAGTACATAAACTTTTGTGGTATCTCTAGTAAGGCAAATAAACATGTTAgtaacaattataataaaagtatttgTAAAGTTtttgaaaatgaaaagatattgttagaaaattttcttcaaaaaataagAGCACTAGATGTAGATATGTATATTGGTTACAACATTCTAAATTTTGACTTagaatttttaattcatcGATGTAATATCCATAATTTGAATGCAGACTTTTtaagtagaaaaaaaaaattaaaaaaaaatgaaaagatgAAGGTAAATAAGTTCAACGGCACAAATAGCACAGGCTCTATCTACAACATTATCCAGAATATTAAGGGAAGACTCATAGTAGACATCTACGTTTTATGCAAGGATTCGATCAAGCTGACCAGTTATTGCCTCGACGAAATTATTGACAGCGTCAGGAGCAAATTTCAGGCTACTACCGGTTCAGCGACTGTGATTAGCAGCTCTACAACTACGGTAAGCGGTGCTACATCTGCGGTAAGCAGTACACAGGCAAACGCAAACACAAACGGAAACGCAAATGCAAATGCAAACACAAATGTAAACGCAGTGAACGTGTTTAAAGACTTCATTGTGAACAACATAAACCTGCTGAACTGCAGCAACATTCACCTGTACGATGCGCAGCAAATTTTGGAAAATCACCTGAACTTATACATAAATAGTCAGATTTTTTGCGTTAACGAGATAGCGAATGTATGTAACGTATTGCAGATAATAGAAAAGACAAGAGACCTTACAAAGTTAAGTGGATACTTGTGGATGAGGAGCTTGTTATGTTATACTAGTGAAAGAATTGAATATTTCCTTCTTcatgaatataataagaaaaagtttattaccccagttattaaaaataaaagggtAAAAAAGATAGAAAATGAGCaagtgaaaaataaaaatatagctaAATACTCTGGAGGGTTAGTATTAGATCCGTTATGTGGATATTACGACACCTTTGTATTATATCTTGACTTCAATAGTTTATATCCCTCCATCATTATTgagtataatatatgttttagcACACTAAAGTTAAAAAGCGGAGGGCAGGATGTACAGCATGGGCGATCGAAGGGGGGGAGGACTGTGAGGGGGGTTCCTAATGATCAAGAGGGCTCAGATCACGCAGGTAACGtgggtaataataatgcgTATGGCATTGGTGAAGATAATGTTGATAACATTGGTGTTGACAGTCCTGATGATAACACTGGTGTTTACCTGGTTGATGACCCGAATGAGTGCGCTGAAATCGAAGATTTTGACAAGAGCAGACAGGGTATTTTGCCatcaattttgaaaaatttagtTGATAAAAGAGCttttattaagaaattaattgcaaatgaaaagaataaagaaaagaaggaATTATTACTTATCCAGTCCCTTTCAATAAAACTAATTAGCAACAGTATATATGGTTGTTTAGGAAACACAAACAATCGGTTTTATGCTAGACATATAGCATCGTATATAACACTAAAAGGAAGGAGTTTACTACAACAtactaaatttaaaattgaaaaggAATATAACTTAAAAGTAATTTATGGAGATACTGATTCTATTATGATAGATACTGGGATTAAAGCAAAGGGGATTCAAAACTACAAAGAATCGTTTAGATTAGCacatactataaaaaatagtattaataaaaattataaaaagttagAACTAGATATAGAATGTATATTTAGTAAATTGcttttactaaaaaaaaaaaaatatgcatgcGCTAAGGTACTAGATccaaatatggaaaaatgtGAATATGAAATGAAAGGAATTAACTTTATTAAAAGAgatttttgcaaaatttcAAAACTAGTGGGTAATGAAGTTCTACGGATTATATTCAGCAACAAGGGAAGTCAGGATGCCAACTCGGATGTAGCTGTGGAGAACGACTTGTCCGAGCAAATACACGAGTATTTGAGGACCGTCAACCAGAGGATAGAAAAGGACGA ATTCGATCTGGATTACTACGTCATAACAAAGAAGCTAACGAAGAACGTGAGCGAGTACCAGGAGAAGAATTCACTAGGTCATGTTCTAGTAGCAGAAAGGATGATAAAGGACGGCtataatatatgtgttaACAAGGAGATTCAGTATTGTGTATGTACGAGTGAAGATGCTTCTagattttataataaaggaAATGATAAATTGAATAACTCTTTATGTTGCTTTAGTGTAAatgaaataagaaaatatgatTTAAAGATTGATAAagattattatataagaaatcAAATATTATCACCTATTAATAGATTGTGTCAATATATTGAAGGAACAAGTGCAGAAAAGATATCAtcatgttttaatatatacgaTGTGAAAGATATAAAAACAGATTATCAGaatgatgaaaattatttagaaGCAAatgttttatcattattaaatGAGTCAGAGGAAAGGTTTAAAGAAATTCATTTGAAAGGATTTCTAGTTTGTTCTAATTGTTTACATAATGTAAAACCaactatatttataaaatattttaaatgtaacaGATGCTTCTCATTCTTATCCATTGAACAAATTCGTAATTACATCTTTTCCTTTATTCATCATTTGTGTACTACTTTTTACAAacagttatatatttgtaatagcTGCTCATTAAAAACGAGGAGAGTCTTCTTAAAGGAGCCCAAAAATTGTCCTAACGTGAACTgtgaaaatagaaaaaactCATTAAAACCATTCTTGTCAaagaagtatatatatatgatgctcgaatactttttatatttgcttAAGGGAAACTTGAAAACAATACCCGATGGGTTAAGGGAGCACGCGGATGGGGAGAGCGGCACACCGGAAGGGGCAAACAGTACAACGGATGAGAAGAGCATCACAGCTGAGGTACACACCGTAACCGcgaaatataataacaattcAGAAATACAGCAACATGAGAATGAATACCCTCCCTCTGATGCCAATGTGTTCATTTGCATTGACAAGGGGTTTAAAACATATGTTACTAAGGAGGTGAAGAATACTAAGTGGAGCAATAAAATTGAGTCGTTTGATgatatttgtaaaaacaaAGTTCTAGCCTTAACTATTACTAAAGGGTTACAGATGAAATACCCTAATATTTCTAACTTTATCACCTACTTAAATTTgaaaagtaataatttttatattaattacaaTGAAGAGAGAAACACCATAAGAAAtgcaattaaaaatattgttcaGAACAATATATACTCGCAGATATTCTTTGATCAGGTTTTCTCGGTTTTCCATTTGCCCCTGTCGTCTAAAATTGCGCAGCTGTAA